Proteins encoded by one window of Phycisphaerae bacterium:
- a CDS encoding sodium/solute symporter (Members of the Solute:Sodium Symporter (SSS), TC 2.A.21 as described in tcdb.org, catalyze solute:Na+ symport. Known solutes for members of the family include sugars, amino acids, nucleosides, inositols, vitamins, urea or anions, depending on the system.): MSCACSANLAVSALGGLGSQVGGMPLIDWLVVVLYAAGMLGIGVYYSFRTTSTEDYMLGGRKMGSKSIGLSLFSTLFSTITYMALPGEMINKGPAVICWMVSLPIVYLIVCHIFIPRFMALPYNSAYEVLETRLGLRVRLLGSVIFLLTRLLWMALIIHITAHKILIPVLRWDEKWTPYVAVVIGMVTLVYTFLGGIRAVVLTDVIQTIILFAGAVGALLLITWDMGGFGAWWPSTWSANWDQQPLISFDPTVRASVGGSIVFMTLWWICTAGSDQLAIQRYLATRDARAARQAFLITLASNVFVTLLLAALGFALLGFFSAHPEHLKADGLYLKESLDLRIHGDRLFPYYIVRFLPPGMTGLVMSALLAAAMSSLSAGVNSSCSVLSTDFIDRLGHRAASEKTNVRRAQALALLVGLVCVGLSLLMSRVTGNLMEVTTRTNHVFVAPLFGLFMMALFVPFATPFGTTMGTLAGCLAAVLIAYKDMIFGGLPWSFQWISLVALAVNLLVGIPLSLWVSVQKRPGHASAAEGAGGRKPPDRD, from the coding sequence GTGTCCTGCGCTTGCTCCGCAAATCTGGCCGTGTCGGCTCTTGGCGGGCTCGGCAGCCAAGTGGGCGGCATGCCGCTGATTGACTGGCTGGTCGTGGTCCTCTATGCGGCCGGAATGCTGGGCATCGGTGTCTACTACTCCTTCCGCACGACAAGCACTGAAGACTACATGCTCGGCGGGCGCAAGATGGGCTCCAAGTCCATCGGTCTGTCGCTGTTCTCCACGTTGTTCAGCACGATCACCTACATGGCCCTGCCCGGCGAGATGATCAACAAGGGGCCAGCCGTCATCTGCTGGATGGTCAGCCTGCCGATCGTCTATCTGATCGTCTGCCACATCTTCATTCCGCGTTTCATGGCCCTGCCGTACAACAGCGCCTATGAGGTTCTGGAAACGCGCCTGGGCTTGCGGGTCCGTCTTCTCGGATCGGTGATCTTCCTCCTGACTCGTCTTCTCTGGATGGCCCTGATCATCCACATCACCGCCCACAAGATCCTGATTCCCGTTCTGCGGTGGGATGAGAAGTGGACGCCGTACGTCGCCGTTGTCATCGGCATGGTCACGTTGGTGTACACCTTCCTCGGCGGGATCCGCGCCGTGGTGTTGACCGATGTGATTCAGACCATCATCCTCTTCGCGGGCGCGGTCGGGGCACTGCTGTTGATTACCTGGGACATGGGCGGCTTCGGCGCCTGGTGGCCCAGCACGTGGTCTGCGAACTGGGATCAGCAGCCTCTCATCAGTTTCGATCCGACGGTGCGTGCCTCGGTGGGGGGCTCCATCGTGTTCATGACCTTGTGGTGGATCTGCACCGCCGGGTCCGATCAGCTGGCCATTCAGCGGTACCTGGCCACGCGCGACGCCAGGGCCGCAAGGCAGGCCTTCTTGATTACCCTGGCGTCCAACGTGTTCGTGACCCTGCTGCTCGCGGCTCTGGGATTCGCCTTGCTGGGCTTCTTCAGCGCCCATCCCGAGCATCTGAAGGCCGATGGGCTCTATCTCAAGGAGAGCCTTGACCTCCGAATTCACGGGGACCGGCTCTTCCCGTACTACATCGTCCGCTTTCTGCCCCCCGGTATGACTGGCCTGGTGATGTCCGCGCTGCTCGCCGCGGCCATGTCCAGCCTGTCAGCGGGGGTCAATTCCTCCTGTTCGGTGCTGAGCACGGATTTCATCGATCGACTGGGCCATCGTGCGGCCAGTGAAAAGACGAACGTGCGGCGAGCCCAGGCCCTGGCCCTGCTGGTCGGTCTGGTCTGCGTAGGACTGAGCCTGCTGATGAGCCGCGTAACCGGGAACTTGATGGAGGTGACGACCCGCACCAATCACGTGTTCGTCGCTCCCCTGTTCGGCCTGTTCATGATGGCCTTGTTCGTGCCGTTCGCCACCCCGTTCGGCACGACCATGGGGACACTGGCGGGATGCCTTGCGGCGGTGTTGATCGCCTACAAGGACATGATTTTCGGCGGGCTGCCGTGGAGCTTCCAGTGGATCAGTCTGGTGGCCCTGGCGGTGAACCTGCTGGTCGGAATTCCCTTGAGTCTGTGGGTCTCTGTGCAGAAACGGCCCGGCCACGCTTCTGCCGCCGAGGGGGCAGGGGGCCGGAAGCCGCCGGATCGCGACTGA
- a CDS encoding phosphoserine transaminase, which translates to MNKPQNKPRSPYFSSGPTAKRPGWSLNVLVDAWLGRSHRAKNGKARLKQAITLSAEVARIPKDYLVGIVPASDTGAVECALWSLLGARPVTMLSWESFGQGWVTDVTKQLKLSATVMKTDYGQIVDLAKVNWNDDVVFTWNGTTSGVKVPDSFAPPADRQGLAICDATSAVYAMPLPWERLDVVTWSWQKSLGSEAAHGMLVLSPRAVARLESYTPTWPIPKIFRLTKGGKVMTEIFEGSTINTPSMLATEDYIDALKWAKALSYKGKTALDALLARSADNLAAVAGFVAKHPWVDFLPVKPEIRSCTSICLKLTADWFTKLPADQQAAFCKKIASSLEAEGAAYDVGAYRDAPPGFRFWGGPTVDPADMAFGLEWLAWAYEENRPK; encoded by the coding sequence GTGAACAAACCTCAGAACAAGCCCCGCTCGCCGTATTTCAGTTCTGGCCCGACCGCCAAGCGACCGGGATGGAGTCTTAACGTCCTGGTCGACGCCTGGCTCGGTCGTTCCCATCGGGCCAAGAACGGAAAGGCCCGCCTGAAGCAGGCGATCACGCTCTCCGCCGAGGTTGCCCGTATTCCCAAGGATTACCTCGTCGGAATCGTCCCTGCCAGCGATACCGGGGCGGTCGAGTGCGCACTGTGGAGCCTGCTGGGTGCCCGGCCGGTGACCATGTTGAGTTGGGAGAGCTTCGGCCAGGGCTGGGTGACCGATGTGACCAAGCAACTCAAGCTCAGTGCCACGGTCATGAAGACCGACTACGGCCAGATCGTGGATCTGGCGAAGGTGAACTGGAACGATGACGTCGTCTTCACCTGGAACGGCACGACCAGTGGCGTGAAAGTGCCCGACAGCTTCGCTCCGCCGGCCGATCGCCAGGGACTGGCCATCTGCGACGCAACCAGCGCAGTCTATGCCATGCCCCTTCCTTGGGAACGCCTGGACGTCGTGACCTGGTCCTGGCAGAAGAGCCTGGGCAGTGAGGCCGCGCACGGCATGCTGGTGCTCTCCCCCCGGGCGGTCGCGAGGCTCGAAAGCTACACCCCGACCTGGCCGATCCCCAAGATCTTCCGGCTCACCAAGGGCGGCAAAGTCATGACCGAGATCTTCGAGGGATCGACGATCAACACGCCTTCAATGCTCGCCACCGAGGACTACATCGATGCCCTGAAGTGGGCGAAGGCACTCAGCTACAAGGGCAAGACCGCTTTGGACGCCTTGCTGGCTCGCAGCGCCGATAACCTGGCGGCCGTGGCTGGCTTCGTCGCCAAACACCCCTGGGTCGATTTCCTCCCGGTCAAACCAGAGATTCGAAGCTGCACCTCCATTTGCCTGAAGCTGACCGCCGACTGGTTCACGAAACTGCCGGCCGATCAGCAGGCCGCCTTCTGCAAGAAGATCGCTTCCAGCTTGGAGGCGGAAGGCGCGGCCTATGACGTTGGAGCCTACCGCGACGCCCCCCCAGGCTTCCGGTTCTGGGGCGGACCGACCGTCGATCCGGCGGACATGGCTTTCGGCCTGGAGTGGTTGGCCTGGGCCTACGAAGAGAACCGGCCAAAGTAG
- a CDS encoding aspartate 1-decarboxylase, giving the protein MQRLMLKSKIHRATLTGTEIDYEGSISIDQDLIEKADLLPGEQVHVLNVSTGDRIITYVIKAPARSGTVMLNGPAARMGVPGDQLIIISYCQLDDAAARRHKPIVVHVDGANRPVGK; this is encoded by the coding sequence ATGCAGCGTTTGATGCTCAAGTCAAAGATCCACCGTGCCACGTTGACGGGCACGGAGATTGACTACGAAGGCAGTATCTCGATTGACCAGGACTTGATCGAGAAGGCTGATTTGTTGCCGGGCGAGCAAGTTCACGTCCTCAACGTCAGTACCGGCGATCGAATCATCACTTACGTGATCAAGGCCCCGGCCAGGTCGGGCACGGTCATGCTGAATGGCCCGGCCGCTCGCATGGGCGTTCCTGGAGACCAGCTGATCATCATCTCCTATTGCCAACTCGACGATGCCGCCGCCCGGCGACACAAGCCGATCGTGGTCCATGTCGATGGCGCGAATCGGCCGGTGGGCAAGTAG
- the tuf gene encoding elongation factor Tu → MAKAVFERKKPHVNVGTIGHVDHGKTTLTAAITMVQSKKGLATFKSYDEVAKASEKEGRRDPTKILTIATSHVEYESDNRHYAHVDCPGHADYVKNMITGAAQMDGAILVVSAADGPMPQTREHILLARQVNVPAIVVFLNKVDLVDDPELLELVEMEIRELLSKYDFPGDEIPIIKGSASLALANPDDPEKNKCIGELMTAIDSYIPEPARDIDKPFQMSIEDVFSIKGRGTVGTGRIERGIVKVGDEVEIVGLGETRKTTVTGVEMFNKTLDQGQAGDNVGVLLRGVEKTALERGHVLAKPGTITPHTKFQAQVYVLKKEEGGRHSPFFSGYRPQFYFRTTDVTGSLNLLGGAEMCMPGDNIELEVELGKPIAMEEGLRFAVREGGRTVGSGVVVKIVQ, encoded by the coding sequence ATGGCCAAGGCTGTATTTGAACGCAAGAAACCGCACGTGAACGTGGGCACGATCGGTCACGTCGACCATGGCAAGACGACATTGACCGCGGCCATCACCATGGTGCAATCCAAGAAGGGCCTGGCCACCTTCAAGTCGTACGACGAAGTGGCCAAGGCTTCGGAGAAGGAAGGCCGCCGCGACCCGACGAAGATTCTGACCATCGCGACGTCGCACGTCGAGTATGAGTCGGACAATCGGCACTACGCGCACGTGGACTGCCCGGGACACGCCGACTACGTCAAGAACATGATTACCGGTGCCGCCCAGATGGACGGCGCTATCCTGGTCGTGTCCGCGGCTGACGGCCCGATGCCCCAGACTCGCGAGCACATTCTGCTCGCCCGCCAGGTGAACGTCCCGGCAATCGTCGTCTTCCTCAACAAGGTCGACCTGGTCGACGATCCCGAACTGCTCGAGCTGGTCGAGATGGAAATCCGCGAGCTGCTCAGCAAGTACGATTTCCCGGGCGACGAAATTCCGATCATCAAGGGCTCGGCGAGCCTCGCCCTGGCCAATCCGGACGACCCCGAGAAGAACAAGTGCATCGGTGAGCTGATGACCGCCATCGACAGCTACATTCCCGAGCCCGCGCGGGATATCGACAAGCCGTTCCAGATGTCGATCGAGGACGTGTTCAGCATCAAGGGCCGCGGTACGGTCGGCACCGGTCGTATCGAGCGCGGCATTGTCAAGGTCGGCGACGAAGTCGAAATCGTGGGCCTGGGCGAGACCCGCAAGACCACGGTCACCGGCGTCGAGATGTTCAACAAGACCCTCGACCAGGGCCAGGCTGGCGACAACGTCGGCGTCCTGCTGCGAGGCGTCGAGAAGACCGCCCTCGAGCGCGGGCACGTGCTGGCCAAGCCGGGCACGATCACCCCGCACACCAAGTTCCAGGCCCAGGTGTACGTGTTGAAGAAAGAGGAGGGCGGGCGCCACAGCCCGTTCTTCAGCGGCTACCGGCCGCAGTTCTACTTCCGCACCACGGATGTGACCGGCTCCCTCAACCTGCTGGGTGGGGCGGAGATGTGCATGCCCGGCGACAACATCGAGCTCGAAGTGGAGTTGGGCAAGCCAATCGCCATGGAGGAAGGGCTCCGTTTCGCCGTTCGCGAGGGCGGCCGCACCGTGGGCTCGGGCGTGGTGGTCAAGATCGTCCAGTAG
- the rpmG gene encoding 50S ribosomal protein L33 has protein sequence MAKASKREWVWLQCSETGDLNYRISVNVSGGTPKLELKKYCPRLRKRTVHKVKRK, from the coding sequence ATGGCCAAGGCAAGCAAGCGGGAGTGGGTCTGGCTCCAGTGCAGTGAGACCGGGGACCTGAACTACCGTATTTCCGTGAATGTGTCGGGTGGCACTCCGAAGCTGGAGTTGAAGAAGTACTGCCCGCGGCTTCGGAAGCGCACGGTACACAAGGTCAAACGGAAGTAG
- the secE gene encoding preprotein translocase subunit SecE, whose translation MSDAVSGSGSGGKPQVKTTLGGGGLRIYRPGQGYYTRLGTALGAGVIIIAGGLFIGSQLGGIINPKASYALPVQYGVSVGFILVMAAVLYWIVGLNRKANEFFIATEGEMKKVSWSSKKDVIRSTKVVIVWVILIGALIFLADIIFMQTFRWIHVLKA comes from the coding sequence GTGAGTGATGCTGTCTCGGGAAGCGGGAGCGGAGGAAAGCCGCAGGTCAAGACCACCCTGGGTGGCGGCGGTCTTCGCATCTACCGGCCTGGCCAGGGCTATTACACCCGGCTCGGCACCGCCCTCGGCGCCGGCGTCATCATCATCGCCGGGGGTCTGTTCATCGGTTCGCAGTTGGGGGGCATCATCAACCCCAAGGCCAGCTATGCCCTGCCGGTCCAGTATGGCGTGTCTGTCGGCTTCATCCTGGTGATGGCGGCCGTGCTGTACTGGATCGTCGGGCTTAACCGCAAGGCCAACGAGTTCTTCATCGCCACCGAGGGCGAGATGAAGAAGGTGAGCTGGTCCTCCAAGAAGGACGTGATTCGTTCGACCAAAGTGGTGATCGTCTGGGTGATCCTGATCGGCGCGTTGATCTTCCTCGCGGACATCATCTTCATGCAGACCTTCCGCTGGATCCACGTGCTGAAGGCGTAG
- the nusG gene encoding transcription termination/antitermination factor NusG yields MSTPESDNSMVTAAGGSAGATGASQPPPATPKAGGVEPTRPGMKWYVLRVASNKEDQVCEALERKVRIEKLENRVGRVLVPTAKEKRMKAGQVRVYEKKLYPGYVFVEMATEQDGSVSENVWFMIKETTGVGDFIGSDNKPTSMREHDVELMLLASAKEDEEASLQGLEFAKGDRVKIKEGSFQNFEGHVDSIDETKGIVTVLLTIFGRATPVDVEYWQLEKM; encoded by the coding sequence ATGAGCACACCTGAGTCGGACAACAGCATGGTGACAGCGGCGGGCGGTTCCGCCGGAGCGACGGGGGCATCACAGCCGCCGCCCGCCACGCCCAAGGCCGGCGGCGTCGAGCCGACCCGGCCGGGGATGAAATGGTACGTGCTCCGCGTGGCCAGCAACAAGGAAGACCAGGTGTGCGAGGCCCTCGAGCGCAAAGTGAGGATCGAGAAGCTGGAGAACCGGGTCGGGCGCGTGCTCGTTCCGACCGCCAAAGAGAAACGCATGAAGGCCGGCCAGGTCCGGGTTTATGAGAAGAAGCTCTACCCCGGCTACGTTTTCGTCGAGATGGCCACCGAACAGGACGGCTCCGTCTCCGAAAACGTGTGGTTCATGATCAAGGAAACCACCGGAGTCGGCGACTTCATCGGCTCGGATAACAAGCCGACCAGCATGCGCGAGCACGACGTGGAGCTGATGCTGCTGGCCTCGGCCAAGGAAGACGAGGAGGCTTCGCTCCAGGGTCTCGAGTTCGCCAAGGGCGATCGGGTCAAGATCAAGGAAGGCTCGTTCCAGAACTTCGAGGGACACGTCGACAGCATCGACGAGACCAAGGGGATTGTCACCGTGCTACTGACCATCTTCGGCCGGGCGACCCCCGTGGACGTCGAATACTGGCAACTGGAAAAGATGTAG
- the rplK gene encoding 50S ribosomal protein L11, which produces MAKEIVTVIKLQAPGGQATPAPPIGPALGQHGVNIGQFVQQFNAQTSSLGGMTVPVEITVYKDKTFSFIVKSPPAAVLLREAAGIAKGSGVPNKEKVGKVTWSQIRTISERKKKDLNAFDPAHADRIIAGTARSMGIEVVEG; this is translated from the coding sequence GTGGCAAAAGAGATCGTAACCGTCATCAAACTGCAGGCCCCCGGCGGGCAGGCGACCCCGGCCCCGCCGATCGGTCCAGCCTTGGGCCAGCATGGCGTCAACATCGGGCAGTTCGTCCAGCAATTCAACGCCCAGACCAGTTCCTTGGGTGGCATGACCGTCCCGGTCGAGATCACCGTCTACAAGGACAAGACCTTCAGCTTCATCGTCAAAAGCCCCCCGGCGGCGGTTCTGCTTCGCGAGGCGGCCGGCATCGCCAAGGGCAGCGGTGTGCCGAACAAGGAGAAAGTCGGCAAGGTGACCTGGTCGCAGATCCGGACGATCAGCGAACGCAAGAAGAAGGACCTCAACGCATTTGACCCCGCCCATGCCGATCGCATCATCGCCGGTACCGCCCGGTCGATGGGCATCGAAGTGGTGGAGGGTTAG
- a CDS encoding 50S ribosomal protein L1 produces the protein MPHSSVVYKEQVAKLGDRNVKRSIPDAVKLLKEMAAVKVKKNYKGARTRKGFDQTIELVMWLGIDPKQADQMVRGSISLPKGIGKTKKVIAFCPDELANDAKAAGAIEAGADDLIKKVSDGWADFDVAVAHPAVMGKVGKLGRVLGPQGKMPSPKSGTVTPDIVQAVREYGAGKLEYRNDAGGNVHAIVGKASFSPEDLVANIERFVDHIRKTKPPAAKGQFIKRVCVSGTMTPSVALDIS, from the coding sequence ATGCCGCATTCGAGCGTGGTGTACAAAGAGCAGGTGGCCAAGCTCGGGGATCGCAACGTCAAGCGATCGATCCCCGATGCCGTTAAGCTCCTCAAAGAGATGGCCGCGGTCAAGGTCAAGAAGAACTACAAGGGAGCCCGCACCCGGAAGGGTTTCGACCAGACCATCGAGCTGGTCATGTGGCTGGGCATCGATCCCAAGCAGGCCGACCAGATGGTCCGCGGGTCGATCTCGCTGCCCAAGGGTATCGGCAAGACCAAAAAGGTCATTGCCTTCTGTCCCGATGAGCTGGCCAATGACGCCAAGGCTGCAGGAGCGATCGAGGCCGGGGCCGACGACCTGATCAAGAAGGTCAGCGATGGATGGGCCGACTTCGACGTGGCCGTCGCCCACCCCGCCGTGATGGGCAAGGTCGGCAAGTTGGGCCGCGTGCTCGGCCCGCAGGGCAAGATGCCCTCGCCGAAGTCCGGCACCGTGACGCCCGATATCGTCCAGGCAGTCAGGGAATATGGAGCTGGCAAACTCGAGTACCGCAACGACGCCGGCGGCAATGTCCACGCCATTGTGGGTAAGGCGAGCTTCAGCCCCGAGGATCTGGTGGCCAACATCGAGCGGTTCGTCGATCACATCCGCAAGACGAAACCCCCGGCGGCCAAGGGCCAGTTCATCAAGCGGGTGTGTGTCTCGGGAACCATGACCCCGTCGGTGGCGTTGGACATCAGTTGA
- a CDS encoding 50S ribosomal protein L10: protein MSKPIKDLMTQEYRHRYGNLDGACIVSVIGLDAIATNKLRGELRAKNLRLQVVKNSLAKRAFGDTALAPINAALKGPCALVTGGESVIDAAKALVGLKKNYPKMELLVGVLDGDSELVGVEQLAIMKSRTETLADLAGLIRSPGGRLAGCLLGGGRIAGCLKALIEKAEKAAPAEAAPSEN from the coding sequence ATGAGTAAACCAATCAAAGACCTGATGACCCAGGAATACCGTCACCGGTATGGGAACCTGGACGGGGCGTGCATCGTGAGCGTGATCGGCCTCGATGCCATCGCGACCAACAAGCTCCGAGGCGAACTGCGCGCTAAGAACCTGCGCCTGCAGGTGGTCAAGAACAGTCTGGCCAAGCGAGCCTTCGGCGATACCGCCCTGGCGCCGATCAATGCCGCCCTCAAGGGCCCGTGTGCCCTGGTCACCGGCGGCGAATCCGTGATCGACGCGGCCAAAGCCCTGGTCGGCCTCAAGAAGAACTATCCCAAAATGGAACTGCTGGTCGGCGTTCTCGACGGCGACAGCGAACTCGTCGGCGTCGAACAACTCGCCATCATGAAGAGTCGAACGGAGACCCTGGCGGATCTGGCCGGCCTGATTCGGAGCCCTGGCGGCCGGCTGGCTGGTTGCCTGCTGGGAGGTGGTCGCATCGCCGGCTGCCTCAAGGCCCTGATCGAGAAGGCGGAGAAGGCTGCACCCGCCGAAGCCGCGCCTTCAGAGAACTGA
- the rplL gene encoding 50S ribosomal protein L7/L12: MSDAPAKTFSAETKDLAAKLVGLTLKQAQELVDCLKQDHGIEPAGGGAVMMAPAAAGGGAAAAPAEEKTSFDVILKSGGEKKINVIKVVRAATNLGLKEAKDLVEGAPKTVKEGLPKDEAEKLRKELEEAGAAVEIK; the protein is encoded by the coding sequence ATGTCGGATGCCCCCGCAAAAACGTTCAGCGCCGAGACGAAGGACCTGGCGGCGAAGCTGGTTGGTTTGACACTCAAGCAGGCCCAAGAACTGGTGGACTGCCTGAAGCAAGATCATGGCATCGAGCCCGCAGGCGGCGGGGCGGTGATGATGGCTCCCGCAGCGGCGGGCGGCGGAGCGGCCGCAGCCCCCGCCGAGGAGAAGACCTCCTTCGACGTGATCCTCAAGAGCGGCGGCGAGAAGAAGATCAACGTGATCAAGGTTGTTCGTGCGGCCACCAACCTCGGCTTGAAGGAAGCCAAGGATCTGGTCGAGGGCGCCCCGAAGACGGTCAAGGAAGGCTTGCCCAAGGACGAGGCCGAGAAGCTGAGGAAGGAGCTCGAAGAGGCTGGAGCCGCCGTTGAGATCAAGTGA